In Deinococcus cellulosilyticus NBRC 106333 = KACC 11606, one genomic interval encodes:
- a CDS encoding helix-turn-helix transcriptional regulator — protein MDNSDDHRHGTLVSIGQYLTLELQSRSATLLGFSKQLDCPEELLQQILEGTTPLTPEVALKIERCWGISMKLLLDLQHEHQQHMASSQRPEQDHTSQEVR, from the coding sequence ATGGACAATTCAGACGATCACAGGCACGGCACCCTCGTGTCCATCGGCCAGTATTTGACCCTGGAACTCCAGAGTCGATCAGCAACCCTGCTGGGTTTCAGCAAACAGTTGGACTGCCCAGAAGAACTCTTGCAGCAGATCCTGGAGGGCACCACCCCCCTCACCCCCGAAGTGGCCCTGAAGATTGAACGATGCTGGGGGATCAGCATGAAACTCTTGCTGGACTTACAGCACGAACACCAGCAGCACATGGCCAGCAGTCAGCGACCTGAGCAAGACCACACGTCCCAGGAGGTGAGGTGA